The proteins below come from a single Cannabis sativa cultivar Pink pepper isolate KNU-18-1 chromosome 3, ASM2916894v1, whole genome shotgun sequence genomic window:
- the LOC115721689 gene encoding probable 2-oxoglutarate-dependent dioxygenase SLC1, with amino-acid sequence MSPAIAMPKTTAATHDDDEVGEQRSLKYYQKGVKHLYESGITKVPHKYILPLEERPNIFTHKNHHNQPITSTPTPTTTTSPKDTKNLIKLPVIDFSELMESSKRPQVLKSLENACQQYGFFQVVNHNIPKEVIREMMEVSTKFFELPHEERAKYMSSDMKAKVRYGTSFNQTKDKVFCWRDFLKLVCNPISDVLPHWPSSPVDFRNLAATYAKETKSLFLILMEAIVESLGIVGTTTTNETTKDDDELLLHNDIDDMYNNKKKEQEIEKDKKDIMEKFKDGSQLMVVNCYPPCPQPDLTLGMPPHSDYGFLTLLLQDKVEGLQVHFKDQWLTVDPIPGSFVVNVGDHLEIFSNGKYKSVLHRVLVNSMRGRISVASLHSLSFMDMVSPSPKLINETSPKRYKDTDFSSFMEYISSREPKKKNFLESRKIDLMNFGIRENIINNNNHNDDDDDELIDINQSR; translated from the exons ATGTCTCCAGCAATAGCAATGCCCAAGACTACTGCTGCCactcatgatgatgatgaagtggGAGAACAACGATCACTAAAGTACTACCAGAAAGGAGTGAAGCATCTCTACGAAAGTGGCATAACTAAAGTACCTCACAAGTACATTTTACCACTTGAAGAACGACCCAACATTTTCACacacaaaaatcatcataatCAACCAATTACAAGTACTCCAACTCCAACTACTACTACTTCTCCCAAAGACACTAAGAATCTTATTAAGTTGCCTGTCATTGATTTCTCTGAACTTATGGAAAGTTCCAAGAGACCCCAAGTCCTTAAATCCCTCGAAAACGCTTGTCAACAATATGGTTTCTTTCAG GTTGTAAACCATAACATTCCAAAAGAAGTGATTAGAGAAATGATGGAAGTAAGCACAAAATTCTTTGAGCTTCCACATGAGGAGAGAGCTAAGTACATGTCCTCTGATATGAAAGCTAAAGTGCGATATGGAACAAGCTTTAACCAAACTAAAGACAAAGTCTTTTGTTGGAGGGATTTTCTCAAGCTTGTTTGCAATCCCATATCTGATGTTCTTCCTCACTGGCCTTCTTCACCAGTAGACTTTAG AAATTTGGCGGCTACCTACGCAAAAGAAACCAAAAGCTTATTCCTAATATTAATGGAGGCAATTGTGGAAAGCTTAGGAATTGTGGGAACCACCACAACCAATGAAACTACaaaagatgatgatgaattATTATTACATAATGATATTGATGATATGTACAATAACAAGAAGAAAGAACAAGAAATAGAAAAGGACAAGAAGGACATCATGGAGAAATTTAAAGATGGAAGCCAGCTAATGGTTGTGAATTGCTATCCACCTTGTCCACAACCTGATCTAACCCTAGGAATGCCTCCACACTCCGACTATGGTTTTCTCACTCTTTTGCTTCAAGATAAAGTTGAAGGCCTTCAAGTTCActtcaaagatcaatggctcaCCGTTGATCCAATCCCTGGCTCTTTCGTTGTCAACGTAGGCGATCATCttgag ATATTTAGCAATGGAAAATACAAGAGTGTTCTTCATAGGGTTCTTGTAAACTCAATGAGAGGTAGGATTTCAGTAGCATCATTGCACAGTCTCTCATTCATGGACATGGTTTCACCTTCACCAAAACTCATCAATGAGACCAGTCCAAAGCGTTATAAAGACACTGATTTTTCAAGCTTCATGGAGTACATTTCTTCTCGTGAGCCTAAGAAGAAAAATTTCCTCGAGTCTAGGAAAATTGACTTGATGAATTTTGGAATAAgagaaaatattattaataacaataatcataatgatgatgatgacgatGAATTAATTGATATTAATCAATCAAGGTAG